A single Brienomyrus brachyistius isolate T26 chromosome 11, BBRACH_0.4, whole genome shotgun sequence DNA region contains:
- the sord gene encoding sorbitol dehydrogenase: protein MDKDNLSVVLHSTGDLRLEQRPIPEPGPNEVLLQMHSVGICGSDVHYWQHGRIGDYVVNKPMVLGHEASGRVVKVGSEVKHLKPGDRVAIEPGVPREIDEFFKTGHYNLCPSLFFCATPPDDGSLCRYYKHNSSFCYKLPDNVTFEEGALVEPLSVGIHACRRGGVTLGSAVLICGAGPIGLVSLLAAKAMGAAQVVISDLSEKRLEMAKELGADFSVTVQREDSSRDLAKKVESLLGEQPHVAIECTGVEASTQMAIYATRPAGVVVLVGMGAETVTVPLLTATFKELDIRGIFRYCNTWPVAIAMLASKKVNVKPLVTHRFPLEQAVQAFETSRQGLGVKVMLKCDKSDQDP, encoded by the exons ATGGATAAGGATAATCTTTCAGTGGTGTTACATTCAACAGGCGATCTCAGACTG GAACAACGCCCAATTCCGGAACCAGGACCAAATG AGGTGCTCCTGCAGATGCACTCTGTGGGGATCTGCGGCTCGGACGTGCATTACTGGCAGCACGGCCGAATCGGTGACTATGTGGTGAACAAACCAATGGTGCTCGGGCACGAGGCCTCTGGCCGCGTTGTCAAGGTGGGATCTGAAGTGAAGCACCTAAAACCAG GTGACAGGGTAGCCATCGAACCCGGGGTGCCGCGTGAGATTGATGAATTCTTCAAAACCGGACACTACAACCTGTGCCCGAGCCTGTTTTTCTGCGCGACGCCTCCTGACGATGGCAGTTTGTGCCGATACTACAAACACAACTCCAGCTTCTGCTACAA GTTGCCCGACAATGTGACCTTTGAGGAAGGAGCGCTGGTCGAGCCTCTTTCTGTGGGCATTCATGCCTGCCGGAGGGGCGGGGTGACGCTGGGGAGCGCCGTGCTCATCTGTGGGGCAG GACCCATTGGACTTGTGAGTCTTCTGGCTGCAAAGGCCATGGGGGCTGCCCAGGTGGTCATCAGTG ACCTGTCTGAGAAGCGGCTGGAGATGGCGAAGGAGCTGGGAGCCGATTTCTCAGTAACAGTTCAGAGGGAGGACTCTTCCCGTGACCTGGCCAAGAAGGTGGAGAGCCTGCTGGGGGAGCAGCCGCATGTAGCTATCGAGTGCACCGGGGTGGAGGCCAGCACCCAGATGGCCATTTAC GCGACGCGTCCGGCTGGGGTGGTGGTCCTCGTGGGAATGGGCGCAGAGACGGTGACAGTTCCGCTGCTTACTGCTACATTTAAAGAGCTGGACATTAGGGGGATTTTCCGCTACTGCAACAC GTGGCCTGTAGCCATTGCTATGCTGGCTTCCAAGAAGGTGAACGTGAAGCCGCTGGTGACCCACCGCTTCCCCCTGGAGCAGGCGGTGCAGGCCTTCGAGACCAGCCGGCAGGGCCTGGGCGTCAAAGTCATGCTCAAGTGTGACAAGAGTGACCAGGACCCTTGA